The window AATGATAACCAAACAGGAAAAAAAATATTCTGATAAAGATATTTACAAAATATTACATCCCTGGGCCAGGGAATGGTTCCAGGGAAAGTTTGAGACTTTTTCTGAGGCACAACGCCAGTCCATAGTGGACATTCACCAGGGAAAGAATGTGCTGGTTTCCTCACCCACTGGTTCCGGTAAAACCCTCACTGCCTTCCTCTCCATAATCAGTGAACTCACCCGCCTGGCGGACCAGGAGATACTGGAAGACCGGGTTTACTGCCTGTACATCTCCCCCCTCAAGGCCCTGGATAACGATATTGAAAAGAACCTGGAGGAACCCCTGAATGAGATCGAAAATATCGCCGGGCGAAAACTGGGAATACTTAAAGCAGTGCGAACCGGAGATACCACCCAGTACCAGCGATCCAAAATGCTTAAAACCCCACCACACATTCTCATAACCACCCCTGAATCTCTCTCCATCCTACTCTGTGCACCCAAGTTCCGGGAGAAACTATCCAAAGTCCGTTATGTGATAATAGATGAAATACACTCCCTGGCCGAGAACAAAAGAGGTGTGCACCTCAGCCTGAGTCTGGAGCGGCTGGAACACCTCACCGGGGGATTTGTTCGCATCGGACTCAGTGCCACAGTTCATCCCCTGGAGAGGATGGCTGAATTCTTGGTGGGTTACGCCTATGGTCAGCCACGGGACTGCCTCATTGTAGATGTTAATTACCTTAAACAGCTGGATATGGAGGTTATCTGCCCGGTTAAGGATATAATAGCCACCGAACCTGATGAAACCTACAAGGCCATGTACCAGATGCTTCACCATCTTATACAGGAGCACCAGACTACCCTTATCTTCACCAACACCCGTAGTGGTACGGAGAGTGTGGTCTTTAACCTGAAGAAAAGGTACCCGGGCAGTTATAATGACCAGAACATTATGGCCCACCACTCCAGCCTCTCCAAAGAGCTGCGTCTGGAAGCCGAAAACAAGTTAAAGGAGGGAAAACTGAAAGTAGTGGTTTCTTCCACCAGCCTGGAGCTGGGGATAGATATTGGTTACATTGACCTGGTGATACTAGTTTCCAGTCCTAAATCCGTCTCCCGGGCCTTGCAGAGAATAGGCCGTAGTGGCCATCAGCTGCATGAGAAGTCCAAGGGAAAAATGATGGTGGTGGACCGTGATGATCTGGTGGAATGTGCACTCATCCTGAAAAACGCCCTGGAAGGCAAGATCGATGAGATACACATCCCGGAAAGCTGCCTGGATGTATTGTCCCAGCAGATCTATGGTATGGCCATTGAACAGCGTTGGGACCTGGATGAAGCCTTCCAGCTTATCCGGGGGAGTTATCCCTACCGTGAACTCTCGGAAGAGGACTATAAAAGTGTACTGAGCTACCTGGCTGGTGAGTACACCCGCCTGGAAGATCGTTATGTCTACGCCAAGATATGGGTGGATTGGGATGAAAACCGCATGGGTAGAAGGGGTAAACTGGCCCGAATGCTCTACTCCACCAATATTGGAACCATACCTGACCGTAGCGCTGCAGTGGTTAAATGTAGTGGTGAGGTGGTGGGACATATTGAAGAAGACTTCATGGAGAAACTGAAAAAAGGAGATAGTTTCGTACTGGGTGGCCGTATCTACCGTTTCAATTATGCCCGGGGAATGAGTGTCAATGTCAGCCCAGCCTCGGGTCCCCCTACCATACCCTCCTGGTTCTCGGAACAACTACCTCTATCCTTTGATCTGGCCCTTTCCATACAGAAGTTCCGGGAAATACTGGAGTGGGAATTTAAAAAGGGTCAGAATAAAGAGGATATTATCCAGTTCATACACCAGTACCTCTACGTGGATGAAAATGCCGCCCATTCCATATACCAGTACTTCCGGGAGCAGTATCTCTATGCCCTGGTCCCCCACCTTAAAACCCTCCTGGTGGAGTATTACACTGGTTTTGGAGGCCGTAAATTCGTGGTGTTCCACACCCTCTTCGGTAGAAGGGTTAACGATGCTCTCAGCCGGGCACTGGCCTATGTTATCGCCCGGAGGTACCGCCACGATGTGATGATCTCCATCTCCGACAACGGATTTTACCTATCCAGTGAAGGGAAAATTGGGGCTCTGGAGGCCTTCCAGGAATTAACCCCTGAAAACCTGGATGAATACCTTAAAGAAGCAATTGACCGTACTGAAACACTGGCCGGGCGTTTCCGGCATTGTGCCGGGCGTTCGCTCATGATCCTGCGGCGTTACAAGGGACGGGAAAAATCCGTGGGGCGCCAGCAGGTTAGGGGTAAGATCCTCCTGAAGTTCGTGAAGGAACTGGATCCCAACTTCCCCATACTTAAGGAAGCCCGCCGGGAGGTTATGGAGGATTTCATGGATGTGAA of the Methanobacterium formicicum genome contains:
- a CDS encoding ATP-dependent helicase, encoding MITKQEKKYSDKDIYKILHPWAREWFQGKFETFSEAQRQSIVDIHQGKNVLVSSPTGSGKTLTAFLSIISELTRLADQEILEDRVYCLYISPLKALDNDIEKNLEEPLNEIENIAGRKLGILKAVRTGDTTQYQRSKMLKTPPHILITTPESLSILLCAPKFREKLSKVRYVIIDEIHSLAENKRGVHLSLSLERLEHLTGGFVRIGLSATVHPLERMAEFLVGYAYGQPRDCLIVDVNYLKQLDMEVICPVKDIIATEPDETYKAMYQMLHHLIQEHQTTLIFTNTRSGTESVVFNLKKRYPGSYNDQNIMAHHSSLSKELRLEAENKLKEGKLKVVVSSTSLELGIDIGYIDLVILVSSPKSVSRALQRIGRSGHQLHEKSKGKMMVVDRDDLVECALILKNALEGKIDEIHIPESCLDVLSQQIYGMAIEQRWDLDEAFQLIRGSYPYRELSEEDYKSVLSYLAGEYTRLEDRYVYAKIWVDWDENRMGRRGKLARMLYSTNIGTIPDRSAAVVKCSGEVVGHIEEDFMEKLKKGDSFVLGGRIYRFNYARGMSVNVSPASGPPTIPSWFSEQLPLSFDLALSIQKFREILEWEFKKGQNKEDIIQFIHQYLYVDENAAHSIYQYFREQYLYALVPHLKTLLVEYYTGFGGRKFVVFHTLFGRRVNDALSRALAYVIARRYRHDVMISISDNGFYLSSEGKIGALEAFQELTPENLDEYLKEAIDRTETLAGRFRHCAGRSLMILRRYKGREKSVGRQQVRGKILLKFVKELDPNFPILKEARREVMEDFMDVNNARKVLELVENGKMEIKQINTKIPSPFAFNLVSQGYLDVLKYEERIEFIRRMHQAIIKEIDG